The following coding sequences lie in one Methanobrevibacter olleyae genomic window:
- the larC gene encoding nickel pincer cofactor biosynthesis protein LarC, whose translation MAYIIDPQNAGISGNMIIGALVDLGADGEKIKNLMEDVAIDFGEVKVSLTKVNKAGIDATFCNVKTINEEHEHNHHIHFPEFIEKIDLLKFADIENLTDEMVERAKLVFKRIAISESKVHGKTLEEVHFHEVGAADAVADVLGSICAYYDLGMDKDKVVGLPIAVGGGVVKTAHGIIPVPAPATIDILKGLSDDEFGDFSKGEAKCIGGPINSELATPTGCALYMELCDEFLEFAPILSPEEIAYGCGSKDFDFPNILRVIKSKETNEKHRISVIETNIDHMSGEELGFLFDLLLIEGASDVSMVPITMKKNRPGHLIKIISKPNLVDHLVNILFKETGTLGIRISENTHRGVAERQFVPLDINVGNHVYTINFKIGLIGDEIISHRAEYEDLRRISVEQDIPLIEVRDVANTMIRDFLENNRQ comes from the coding sequence ATGGCTTATATTATAGATCCTCAGAATGCAGGAATTTCTGGGAATATGATTATTGGAGCTCTAGTAGATTTAGGAGCTGATGGTGAAAAAATAAAAAATCTTATGGAAGATGTAGCAATTGACTTTGGTGAGGTGAAAGTATCTTTAACTAAAGTAAATAAAGCTGGAATTGATGCTACATTTTGTAATGTAAAAACTATTAATGAAGAGCATGAACACAATCATCACATTCATTTTCCAGAGTTTATAGAAAAAATTGACCTTTTAAAATTTGCAGATATTGAAAATTTAACTGATGAAATGGTTGAAAGGGCTAAATTGGTATTTAAGAGAATAGCTATTTCTGAATCAAAAGTTCATGGTAAAACTCTTGAAGAGGTTCATTTTCATGAAGTTGGGGCTGCAGATGCAGTTGCGGATGTTTTAGGTTCTATTTGTGCTTATTATGACTTAGGTATGGATAAAGATAAGGTAGTTGGACTTCCTATTGCAGTAGGTGGAGGAGTAGTTAAAACTGCTCATGGTATAATCCCAGTTCCAGCTCCTGCAACTATAGATATTCTTAAAGGATTAAGTGATGATGAATTTGGAGACTTTTCAAAAGGAGAAGCTAAATGTATTGGAGGTCCTATAAATAGTGAACTTGCAACACCTACTGGCTGTGCTTTATATATGGAACTTTGTGATGAATTTTTAGAATTTGCTCCGATCTTGTCTCCTGAAGAAATTGCATATGGCTGTGGTTCAAAAGATTTTGATTTCCCAAATATATTAAGAGTTATTAAGTCAAAAGAGACAAATGAAAAACATAGAATTTCAGTTATTGAAACAAATATTGACCATATGTCTGGAGAGGAATTAGGGTTCTTGTTTGATTTATTATTAATCGAAGGAGCTTCTGATGTTTCTATGGTTCCTATTACTATGAAGAAAAATAGGCCAGGGCATTTAATAAAGATTATTTCTAAGCCAAATTTAGTTGATCATTTAGTTAATATTTTATTTAAAGAGACTGGTACTTTAGGTATTAGAATTTCTGAAAATACTCATAGGGGAGTTGCTGAGAGGCAATTTGTTCCTTTAGATATTAATGTAGGGAATCATGTTTATACAATAAACTTTAAAATAGGTTTAATTGGTGATGAAATAATTTCCCATAGGGCAGAATATGAAGATTTACGTAGAATATCTGTAGAACAAGATATTCCTTTAATTGAAGTTCGAGATGTTGCAAATACAATGATTCGTGACTTTTTAGAGAATAATAGACAGTAG
- a CDS encoding phosphatidylglycerophosphatase A family protein — MAKKNKNIKEIKSIKNKLLNGELIKNEDVLYINNPNYFLTFSDLEISDGIDIIENIMVLSDDYISFNRQNEDETLTDVELMEITEEYKENKAIDGGYICQSFDKIDYIINSYNDITVITVISNDLEVQEFFNELKVVNSWKGFNNAKVDFGQIILLNHAFSPKLLIQLYKTAIKQKTKFFESLHLPIHINNILNNEDFLVIASNLPEETLNQDYIMEIGLDITNMEYEDDNIDLDEFIERIEDAVVISCEDALEKINLKMGILDYLVSKGILIGDLIEVGTSLLEDVEASDELKEKLENQLLKSISDRNINALLMGAIRMEEDIQKGRVREISLNEKLIHFYPDELIGATIANQIAGTKAILNFRRYSKNKPGILYGLGPILSNTFAGLIAGSITKTLEE, encoded by the coding sequence ATGGCTAAAAAAAATAAAAACATTAAAGAAATCAAAAGCATCAAAAATAAATTATTAAATGGGGAATTGATAAAAAATGAAGATGTTTTGTATATTAATAATCCAAATTATTTTTTAACATTCAGCGATTTAGAAATTAGTGATGGAATCGATATAATTGAAAATATTATGGTTCTATCAGATGATTATATAAGCTTTAATAGGCAAAATGAAGATGAAACATTAACAGATGTTGAATTGATGGAAATTACTGAAGAGTATAAAGAAAATAAAGCTATTGATGGAGGGTATATTTGCCAAAGCTTTGATAAAATAGACTATATAATTAATTCTTACAATGACATAACTGTTATTACAGTAATTTCTAATGATCTTGAAGTTCAAGAATTCTTTAATGAATTAAAAGTAGTAAATAGTTGGAAAGGATTTAACAATGCAAAGGTTGATTTTGGACAAATAATCCTATTAAACCATGCATTTAGTCCAAAATTACTTATACAGCTTTATAAAACAGCTATTAAACAAAAAACTAAATTCTTTGAATCTCTTCATCTGCCAATACATATAAACAATATTTTAAATAATGAAGATTTCTTAGTTATTGCATCCAATCTTCCAGAAGAAACTTTAAACCAAGATTATATTATGGAAATTGGTTTAGATATAACCAATATGGAATATGAAGATGATAATATAGATTTAGATGAATTTATTGAAAGAATTGAAGATGCAGTTGTTATAAGCTGTGAAGATGCATTAGAAAAGATTAATTTAAAAATGGGAATATTAGATTATCTAGTTAGCAAAGGTATTCTTATTGGAGATTTAATTGAAGTGGGAACAAGCCTTTTAGAAGATGTAGAAGCAAGTGATGAATTAAAAGAAAAATTAGAAAACCAACTACTTAAATCAATAAGTGATAGAAACATTAACGCTCTTTTAATGGGAGCTATTAGAATGGAAGAAGACATCCAAAAAGGAAGAGTTCGTGAAATAAGCTTAAATGAAAAACTAATTCATTTCTATCCAGATGAACTTATTGGTGCTACAATTGCTAATCAAATAGCTGGAACAAAAGCTATATTAAACTTTAGAAGATATTCTAAAAATAAACCTGGAATATTATATGGATTAGGACCAATTTTGTCAAATACTTTTGCTGGTTTAATTGCAGGCTCCATAACCAAGACACTTGAAGAATGA
- the cobS gene encoding adenosylcobinamide-GDP ribazoletransferase has protein sequence MKEKNNDDYFEKQNPSILRSIGGLLTFSTILPLNIYTTIDEMAKITWFWPIINGIIGLIATIIAFILIEYIHFDALLIATIVYGFLLIINGFNHFDGLMDFGDGIMVHGSPEKKLSTMKDPMTGVGGIVSGFIVGTITIASYCSLIDYAYAINLDLILLIIVAEISAKIGLTTCCISSNPSEDGIGKYFIKYMNFKNYVFGLIISFLISLLLSSTIGFQIGIMGIIGGAFGGALTSLIANKHLKIANGDVLGTSNELARLFSLLAMLIVISTSFTTLI, from the coding sequence ATGAAAGAAAAGAACAATGATGATTATTTTGAAAAACAAAATCCTTCTATCCTACGTTCAATAGGGGGATTATTAACTTTTTCAACAATCCTACCTTTAAATATTTACACAACAATTGATGAAATGGCAAAAATTACTTGGTTTTGGCCAATTATAAATGGAATTATAGGGCTAATAGCTACAATTATTGCTTTTATATTAATAGAATACATACATTTTGATGCATTATTGATAGCCACCATAGTTTATGGATTTTTATTAATTATTAATGGATTTAACCATTTTGATGGGCTGATGGACTTTGGTGATGGGATAATGGTTCATGGAAGTCCTGAAAAAAAATTAAGTACTATGAAAGACCCTATGACTGGTGTTGGTGGAATAGTTAGTGGATTTATAGTAGGAACCATTACAATTGCATCATATTGTTCTCTGATTGATTATGCATATGCAATTAACTTAGATTTAATTTTATTAATTATAGTTGCAGAAATTTCTGCTAAAATAGGATTAACAACTTGTTGTATAAGTTCTAACCCATCAGAGGATGGGATTGGAAAATACTTCATTAAGTATATGAACTTTAAAAATTATGTTTTTGGATTAATTATTTCCTTTTTAATTTCTCTATTACTTAGTTCAACTATAGGATTCCAAATAGGTATTATGGGTATTATTGGTGGAGCATTTGGTGGTGCTTTAACTTCATTAATTGCAAACAAACATCTTAAAATTGCAAATGGAGATGTTCTTGGAACTTCTAATGAATTAGCTAGGCTTTTCTCATTACTAGCAATGTTAATTGTAATTTCAACAAGTTTTACTACCTTAATCTAA
- a CDS encoding ABC transporter ATP-binding protein: MLLSVNNMEFSYKDMKILKGIDFTVEEGDFVSILGINGSGKSTLLKCINKILNYESGSISLNDEDIKNIDNFKIAQKIAYVPQKFSVERSTVFDAILLGRRPYITWNVSEKDIEITKNMMKLLNINSYALRYINELSGGELQKVVLARALVQDPEILLLDEPTSDLDLKNQYDVMNLLKTIAKDKKITPIIVLHDINLALRYSNKFILLKDGKVFSCGGEDIINVNTIKEVYGIDAYVKDINGIKTVIPKPY; the protein is encoded by the coding sequence ATGCTTTTATCAGTTAATAATATGGAGTTTTCGTATAAAGATATGAAAATATTAAAAGGAATAGATTTTACAGTTGAAGAGGGAGATTTTGTTTCTATTTTAGGAATTAACGGATCTGGAAAATCTACACTTTTAAAATGTATAAATAAAATATTAAATTATGAAAGTGGTTCTATTTCTTTAAATGATGAAGATATTAAAAATATTGACAACTTTAAAATAGCACAGAAAATTGCTTATGTACCACAAAAATTTTCAGTTGAAAGGTCAACTGTTTTTGATGCTATTTTATTAGGCAGACGACCATATATAACATGGAATGTATCAGAAAAAGATATTGAAATAACAAAAAATATGATGAAATTATTAAATATAAACTCATATGCATTAAGATATATTAATGAACTTAGTGGAGGGGAGTTACAAAAAGTTGTTTTAGCTCGTGCACTTGTTCAAGATCCTGAAATTCTTCTTCTTGATGAACCTACAAGTGACTTGGATTTAAAAAATCAATATGATGTAATGAATTTACTTAAAACAATAGCAAAAGATAAAAAAATAACTCCAATAATTGTCTTACATGATATAAATTTAGCATTAAGATATTCTAATAAATTTATACTACTAAAAGATGGAAAGGTTTTTAGTTGTGGTGGTGAAGATATTATTAATGTTAACACTATAAAAGAAGTATATGGTATAGATGCTTATGTTAAAGACATAAATGGCATTAAAACAGTTATTCCAAAGCCTTATTAA